A region of the Zootoca vivipara chromosome 3, rZooViv1.1, whole genome shotgun sequence genome:
CCAAAAAAGCTGTATGTCACATtaacattattgttatttattcaatttatatactgccctttatcacaAGAtatcagggaggttcacagaataaaacgaaagataaaaaacacaagttttaaaacatttctctcccatGGGTTTTGACTCCATCAAAGAGTTATTTCATCTATTTAGCAGGAGATATAAAATGCTTTATTATACTAAGATCAATCATCTACTAGAACCTATTGCATAAGTTTGTGACTTATTCTATATAGCACAGAAATCTGCAGTAGCTTAAGCAGAgataaaatcaaatataaaatccTATGTGAACTAAGAGCTCCACACCACTCTTAGTGCGTATGGGGCGAAACCTGGtaaattacttccaggtttgccgcgcgCGCATGCCAAAGTTTACATAACTAGAGGGTTACGTAAACGGAGGTTCGACTGTGCTGGAAAAGCTCTCAAGTGTAAAAAAATTGTTATCGGTCAATGTGTTAAGACCTGGATTCCAAACTCTGTAAAGCCACTAATGGAACCGTTCAAAACCTGGACTACTCTGGTTTAGTGCTGGGGCCACTGCCGAATCCACAAACTTGCTGCACACAACAGCAGGAGTGGAAGGTGATGGGGGAAGCAAATCACTGCAACAACAATTTCGCCCAATGCAGTCATGTGACAACAGTGGGGCCAACTCAGGCCCCAAGGGATCCTGGGCAGGTGGAATCCTTCCCTTGGATTACAGGTTCCAGCAACTTCTACTGGCTACCGCTTATATGAAACCCACTAGTGGCACTTCGGCTTGCAGGTCGGCAGGGACACCTCCCACctactccaaccccccccccccagcaaggagGGTTTGGATTGTGCCATAACTCACTAGGCAGCAGCAAAGTCAATTTCAATAGGAGTGACTTGTGCATTTCCAGGAGCTCTTTTGCATATTAAATATATATGCAAAGAACTTCcaatggggggtgggagaaaagggaaattggttttctttttgctcttgtttttcttAGGTATTTTGGGGTTTgttatcttatatttttatgttgtgaactggaTAGACAGTGgtgtacaaattaaataaataacaacagcagcttAAAAGCTCTATTTAAAAATTGTAAGGAGACAACATTGTTTAGTCACCTGCTGCAATAAAGACACTTACCTGTATATGAGAATTCATCTTTGCGTTCTGGAGGTGTGTAAGGTACCTCAGTATATTTTACACGCTTTCTCTCACGTTGGTTTTCTGAGGGCTGTTCATATGGTCTCTTGTATGAACTATAATCTGACCACGATGTTGTCTTCTTACCCTTTAACCTATTATTTCTTGGTCTTTCATAAGCTGCATTATCGTAACCTTCgaagaaatgaaatgcaaaaaataaaaaaaatcacattgaaaCTATAATATCCATGTTCAAGAACCTTATACACCCCCAATTACATAAATGAAGTCCCTCTAAAGTAATTAGAAATTAACTCATGAATAAACTGTGAGGAGGACTACAGAAAAATGcataaccacacacacagagagagagacaataaGGGTTATACTGCAAGACTAAAGAGTGAGCAGTGCTAACTTGCAGAAGCATGCTTTCAGCGATTAAACGGACAGCAGAACAGATCCACAAAAAAGATGGGCTCATGGAAATCCACTGGCAATTTCTAGGACTACTTAGCTGTATCTACTACAATACAATTAGGACACGATAGTTTTTCCACATATTAGGTACACGTTACAAGTTGTGAGTGGCTTATGTAGATCTGTATTGCCTACTATACAGACAGGCAACAATTGAGAACTCTGGAACAGTGTGTCAGCTTCTGAAATTTACATGAAAGGAATGCCCTGTTTGTGCTCACTTGATACTCTGGAATCTCAACCAAGATACGCATTTAATGTAACACTTCCATTGTTTCATGTAATGTATCTTGTgttaagttgcttggagacctttgaGTACTAAATGACTAACAAGTCTAACAAATTGCCATAATCAAGTAAGTTTTGGATACAAAACATACAACGAAACCTGGGGAATATTTTCATGAATCTGTAATTTGTCCTGACCTATCTGAAGCACTTGCTTATTTTTATACTCCCAACTTTCTATGCCCCTTCTCCAAGCACTCAGTCCATGACATTCAGCCACCAACAGAAATATGTGGAAGCACTAAACCAGTATCCAGGGAGAGAGCAATCCAGCGGTGGCACTGAAACACTGAGTCTCTCTTTCTGGCAAATACCACACTGAGCAAGAATGAGAGATTGCAATTTAGTAATGCAAAGCACATTAGAAAAGCTCCAGAATGAAAGCACAGGGGTGTGCGGCCTGGCGCATTATGCATCTACTACAGCACTACAAACACCAAGACAAATATGAGGAGCACCTTCTGTAACAACTGCTGGGTCATTAGGTGGTGATGCATCTGCATGCGCTGCATCCCCAGCCAGTGTGCCTAGTAAAGGGAACACATTGTATTATGTGACAAAGCaattgccagtacagtggtacctcggtttacgaacacctcggtttacgaactttcggtttacgaactatcctaacccggaagttagtaaaccgaggtgccggaggtctactgagcgtccgatgccttcggggaggccgggccttcgctccgatgcctcctggaggcccgcagcgaaggcccggcctccccgaaggcatcggagcaaaggccaaacctccccaaaggcatcggagcgtcggataccttcggggaggctgggcttcgctccgatgcctttgcggaggccggggagcgtttccgcgactgggctgcagccgcgaaagcggtccccggcctccgcaaaggcatcggagcaaagccccagcctccggaaggcatcggagccgggacttcgctccgatgcctttgcagaggccggggaccgctttcgcggctgcagcccagtcgcggaaacgctccccggcctccgcaaaggcatcggagcaaagcggttaatccgttctagggggtgtttttcctcgtctagaacagattaatcaacttcccattactttcaatgggaaagttcacttcggtttacgaacacttcggtttatgaacagacttctggaaccaattgtgttcataaaccgaggttccactgtacagtcatacatcTTCTTGCGAATGCTTCAAGTTGCGTTTTTTGGGGGGttaagaacgcggcaaacccggaagtgtttacttccgggttttgacgTGCATGCACAAGCGTTCTGCgtggtttgcacatgcgcagaagcgtcacactggttacggacttttcagggtgcgaacggcccaccccggaacggatcatgtccgGAATAagaggtagaggtaccactgcacaagtTCTTCCTGTGCTAGATGATCTGCATACAAAAGTCATGTGGACCAAGCTCCAATGCAACTGTAGGTTTATCAAAACTGCAATTTGATCTTACATGCTTCCtcaaaaataagtcccactgagttcagcaggACCCATTCCCAAGGAAGTAAAGCAACAGAATGTAGTCTTCATTTCCCAGCTTTCTAAAGTAGCCCACAGGAATGTAACCATCTTCAATAGTTAGTCACGCAGTACAATATCTAAAACTTGCATCAGCCACAGACAGCATGACCAATAGGCAGGGATGGTTTGAGTTGtagtagtccaacatctggaaagccatacTCTCCCCACCTCTGATCTACCGCAAAATGAGATATGCAAGAGGTCTAGACTTTCCCTTCTTTCAGCTGTAACTTCTCACTGCTATTAATGCAAATCCACCACTTTCACTTAAAACCAAGCCAGATCTTAAATCTTGGGTGGAGCAATTAGCCTACATAAAAAACCATCCCAGAACTGAGAACTCAGCCTGTGCCATCTGGAAATACAGCTGACCAGTGACAAGTATATCAAGCATTTAGCACACCCATACTAATTACCAGAAGGCTACTCTTAAAATTTCTGACAAGCACCAACCCTTTACAGAGTGCTTACCAGTTGAATGACGAGATGTGCCTGTTGATCCATCATTTATGAAGTCCCAAGCATCTTCCTCTGTTGAAAACTTCTTAAAGCTAGCATATTTATATTTGTCAACTTGTTCTTTACATTCTTCCCTATAAAAATATAAagctattatttttttaaaaagaaacacattatCATCTCCAATGCCACCTACGTACTCTTCATTTGAGCAAATCTGGGGACACAAAGCTTTCCCCTATATCAGCTGAAGGGCAATCCTCACACAGTTCTTGGACGGAAAGTTTCCAACCTCAAGAATCCACCATAGTTTTAGCCCTTCAAAGGCAAAAGGCCGGGGTTGGCTATGCGAGCCACTTGGGGGCCTGGAAACATTACATAAATCTAAccattttagttttgttttgaaaGTAACTTAAACACAAATCCCCATGGAACTAAGAGCATTGAACTAGTGTGAGGAAGATTTGGGTTAAAATCTGCACACAGTTACGAAGCTCGCCCGGAGCCAGACACCTGCTCTCAGTACCACCACCTGACAGGGTTGTTAGGAGAATgggttcttttttatataaaaggggggggtgagagaTAATGTTTGCTGCCTTGGGCTCTTTGGTACAGGCTAGATAACAAgactctcttaatctcagggttgtgggttcaagccctgcGTTGGGCAAGTATACAACACGGATataggtatagggcggtatataaatttaattaataatattaataagaagaggaggagtttggatttgatatcccgctttatcactacccgaaggagtctcaaagcagctaacaatctcttttcccttcctcccccacaacaaacactctgtgaggcgagtggggctgagagacttcagagaagtgtgactagcccaaggtcacccagcagctgcatgtggaggagcggagatgcgaacccagttccccagattacgagcctaccgctcttaaccactacaccacacaaatgtaactgatctgtcgAAAGGATAACCTGAAAAAAATGAGACAATGCACGCACtcttgtaaatcaagaaaaaccttaatacaattttttttaaagaaaaaaagaaaaaaaatctgcattgtggggggtggagcagatgaccctcggggtcccttccaaactgGGAGGAATACGAAGCATTTTAGCCCCAGGGAGAGGGGGGAGCTTGGTCACTCCAGGTGTGGCTTCGCTTACCAGGTGCGATACACGCCGGTCCTCCTGCCCTTCCGCACCGCGTAGAACATGTTGCCGCTCCTGACAGTTCCGGGGCCGCTGTTGCTGCTGGGGAGAAAACAAGGATGAGCGAGCAAGGCCAGGATCCGGCGCAGCATAATAACTGCAGACTTCGCCTCGTCTCACCtcccaaccccccacccaccgCCCTCTCCGTCCGTCATCGCTGTTCTCCTGCTCTTCCGTGTTCGGGCAGCCGCGCAAGCGCATAACTAGCCGCGCTGGAGTTTGAGGGTATGGTTGGGTTAGGCTGAAAACCACCACAGCGGCAGCCAACACTTCCGGATCAGAAACggaagaggggggagggcagACGCAGCAAGTAACCTCCTACGCCCCTCATATGGCAGCTATTTAAAACACGAACCGACCGGAAGAGTGGTGCTTTTCGAGTCTTTTCTCCCCTAGGGTCCAACCGAGGAAGTGACGACGCGGAGGAAACTAAACAGTGTTGCGCGCAGGCGCGTTGCCACCACCGCGGTCTCCGCCTTCTTTTCGCAACCTCCTTGCAAAaacaagagggtggggaggaaggaaatctCAAAAAAAGACTTGAGTGCGCATGCGCTGGTGCCGAAGGCGGGAAAATGAAAAGCACCGGTGTTAATTCGGTGCACCTTATTCAGAAACCTTTATTCTTTTTCACTAACAGCAGCTAATGGCTTTATTCTACAAATGCTTTaaagccaaacttgccagttccTGGATTTATTGATAAAGCAACGAGCGTCTGATGGGCAAATTCCACACGTGTTTGCCCAGAAAGTAGTCGAAGTTTACTCCCGGGTAAACTCGAATATATTATAGTCGTAGCTTAAGAGACATAAcaccaaaggaaagcaaaagcaTGATAGAAAAAAGGATATGAGCCCCAAAGAATCGCTGCATGATTCGCCAATCTAACCCACTTCTAAGCGCCACTGCACTGCGATAgtaaaataaggctgcaatcgGCCACTAAACCTTTGCCGAGCAAGCCTTAAAAGCCACGGCAGTCTCTGGACTGCAAACACAGTGGCTTCACTTCGAACTGAAGCCTCCCTCCACCATTTTCGGCTTATCTGCACGTGCATCCGCTCACCTGCCTTACCTCGCAGATCTTTCCCTGCGCAGGCACATAAACCAAATGGCGCTTCCTGACCTGCCCACTCTCCCTAGGAGATCGGGAAAAACCACTGGTGaaacaaaaaagagggggaaCATGCACCAGGGTCTTTGAAAGGTCAATTATAATTCCAGGACCTTCCATGCATTACCCCTTTCACCAACAATGGTACTTTCTTACTACCGATTTAGCAAATGCTGGAGAGGAAAGAGCTTCTATTGAAAAGAGCAAGTGGTTCCCCCTCCCACTCTAATGCATTCAAGCCTTATTTCTGGCCGCCTCTTGAATGTACGGTAAATTTGGAATGAGCAtaggacacgaaagctcataccaaaataaaaacttagttggtctttaaggtgctactgaaggaatttttttattttgcttcgactcagaccaacacggctacctacctgtaatgaataTACAGTTACCTTGgggttaagtcccattgaacaaagTGGGGCTTACTTTTCTAGCAGGTGTGCATAGGGTTGAGATGCATGCGAATAAATTAATACCTTCTTCCTTTCACTTTTCCCAAATGATAATCGCCCAGAACCGAAAGTTCTCCTACTTGCTTTGTAGCTCTTCAATTCAAGTGAAATGCCACTTCAGGGCTACCACAAACACACTGACTAGCGTGGGAGCGGAAACTGCAGAAGAAACCTGAGTGCTTGCTAGAGGAGCCCACCCAGGCTATACACCTCGGGTTCCGTCCCTGAGGTCCCTATAATTAGGTCCATTTGCAGAAGCCTCTCTTCGGGGACTCAAAAATATTGAATCATCAGCAGTATGGTGGGCAAACTACACCAGAAGGAGCACGATAGGTAATAGCCCTCTCCAAACACCCTACGCAACCTCTATTTTTGCTTGTACTGTACACTACGACGGATCATAAATTATATTTGCAAAGCGCCTAAAGCGGTGGTTTGAAACGGATTGCTCAATTCTACCTCTTActgagcaacaaaacaaaacaaaaccgtaTTCTTACAGGTATAGGCTCAAGCAGGCAACTTCCGACTACATTGAGCACTTTCATTATAAAACACCCATTAATGCGTGCATATTTCTTCCCTTGGTGGATTTGCAACTTGGAGGAAGGAAAGCCATAGGTTTACTTTAATTTATACAGCCGACACAACCACACACTGTACTCCCAGCTTCCCCAAAGTGCTctccaatacagtacagtacagtacgtATTGCCGTTTGGTGAAAGCAGTGCTTTATCCTCTGCCATGAGTTTCCTCCCGCCGGAAAGCTTCAGAAGGGCGGAAGTACCCTTTCAATCCCAAGCTCCCCGAGACGAGAAGTGGGCGGCGTTGCGGCCGTTCCCGGCAGAGAATCTGTGGTGCTCTCGCGagaactcctcctcttccttaggCCGGCGCTGAGAGAGGTAGGCACGGCCAGCCGGGGCCTGCTGGGCTGCGTGGGGGCTTTTTCCCGCGGGGGCTCCGGTGATATTGCTCCTGGGCGATGGAAGCCCTCGCGCCTGGCCTAAGTATCCAGAGATGCGTCCGATTCGCCGCCCCTTAATGCCCGATGGCTTCCTGGGACGGCGAAGGAGACGCATTTCGGGGATAGGGCAGGGGAcggtggaagggagggggaaaggacccCCAATTATCTTTATCTTGGTTGCTGGTGTTTCTACGGGTCTTCCATGCGCGCCTGGCTTTCGCAGAGTGTTGCACCGAGCACACTGCCTGGGACACTCTATGAAGTCTTATCAGTAGCTTTAACCACTAGGAAGGACTGCCTTCCGTGCTTTAGCTTTCCCGGGGGAGGGGCGCGGAGGCCGGTTCTACCTCCCTTtcgctcccccacccccgcaaccTCCAAGGGTAGCACATGGTCCGTAAGCTCCCAGTATGCCCTGCTCGAATAAGAGAGGGATGCAaaacaggaagcttctgccccaCAGTTATCATATCTCCCCAATACTGTAGGGGAGGGAAACACTTGCTGGGTCTGTGTGTGTGGATCTGTGGAAGTTGTTCTGACGTGGGCCTGCATCAATCCTATTTAAGATGAGGAGCCTGTGTCGTCCTAGGTGTTAATGGACTATGGCTCCCAGCATTGGCCATGAGTCTGGAAGGTGCTGGGCTGCAGGTTCCCAAAACCTGTTTCAGATTGTAGCTCTGCCTTGCCACTTAGCAATTCCGGATAGcaccaggaaggactttctgactgtaagagctgtttgacaatggaacagactctcagaaggactccccttccttggaggctttctAGGAGAtgatggatggtcatctgtcatggatgctttagttaagtttcccacattgcagggggttggactagaggacccaccgggtcccttccaactctccagttctatggttctatgattgtgGCCCTTTGATAAAGCTTTAATAAGATGCTTAAGACGGGGGTTCTCATGTGCTTCTCTAGAGTCTCTTTGTAAGGATTCTGTGGTAGCTGGAAAATGCATGTTGGTGCTCGCCTTCTGTGTGTGGACTGTTCTGCATTGTATTAACCTTGCATTTTATTTGAGTGCTTCATATCTTAGTTATTTAGGAAAAAAAGGCCTTGTAAGATACACTACTGTTAATGTGGGGGCTGCAGTTCAGAGATTATGTCCTCCCCACAGACCTCCAATAAGATCCTGGCTAAACTTAAACAAGAGTGTTATTACACTCATAGTAAAtacttttaaccactacactccTCTTTGTGGTACTTCTGCTAAGGGTGCATACGACGTTTTTTAATGTGTACTAAGACCAAATCTATCACTGCTTTTTCCTTAAGTAATATGACTGAGCCAGCCTTTAGAATTGGCTTCTTCCACCATCAAGGCTTTCCCTAATTAGATGTCATTGTGATAGGTGGAAATCATTCTTTAAAACAGTACATTGAGATACTGATTGTTTCCTTTGAAATGCAGAAAGGCCATGTTCAGTTCCAGCGCAAAGATTGTGAAGCCCAATGGCGAAAAGCCGGATGAATTTGAGTCTGGcatctcccaggtaagtgctcCTTTCAGCTGGTAATATAGGCTGTATTGCTTACAGAACATGTGAGAGTTGGAATCTTGAGGCTCCAATGTGATGTCATAGTCCTATATTTTAGTATAGATGCTGTGCTAATTAACATTCAGCGAAATGGATACACTCAATCAAACTTTCGTAGCGGAAAAGCAGAGTTGTGATCCACACAAGGAAGAGGTGTGGGAGCAGCTACAGCCTGAGTATCTTTGTAAGCTGTTTGCAAACTCCTCTACGGTTGACCAATGTTTATGGGAACATTTGAACTATATGTATTTGAAATATAACTAAGGTAGTTTCTGCAGATCCTGCTAGATCAACTTGTTGAATATGACTGACGGAAGTCAAAGAAACATAGGTAcccagtgatttccccccttaaaacatttttttacagCCAAGAACAACTACAGCTATTTTAGAATTGGTTTGTTGAAGATATTTGTCAACTTTTCTTTTAACTTTCCTCCCTCAAGGCTCTCCTGGAGTTGGAGATGAATTCTGACTTAAAGGCTCAGCTGAGAGAATTGAACATCACAGCAGCAAAGGTAGCTTTAAAATGGCTTTCTCAAAGGTGCAGGCTCATTTTATAGGATGCTTGGGGTATATAAGCTAccatgatggtgtttcctgcttggcagggggttggactggatggcccttgtggtctcttccaactctgattctgtgtTGGTATTTAAAGTGATAATTGCAGTGTGTGTTAAGTTCTACAGTGTTTTTCCGCCTGGACATGTCTTTAGCAGACAGATGTGTAACTTGTTCTCTCAGAGTACAACATGGGCATCCATTGAGGTGGCTCTCGCATGGCTCTGCCCAGGTGGCGTATGGGAGCTTAGCTCCGTAAGGTGCAATGATGTATAGTCCCATTCCACAATGTTGGACATGAAGCTTTTCCCTCCCCAGACCGAAAAGGCTGGTGTGGGAGACGTCCTGTATATTCCTATAACTTCCCAGCTTTAACAGTTGCTGTGAAGACAAACCATGCAGGACACAAGTGATAAAACTAATTGGATGTGTTCAGGATGAGctgcatttcattcattcatttcatggaAACTAGGAATGTTGTTATGTGCACTGTAGTAGTTGTGTTTGCAGAAATTAGGGAAGCTGTGCTGCTCACAGAAAACAGGTATGCAAAATCAACACACCACTCAAAAGTTAGGAATTTAAAAATACCTTACAGAGGCCTGGTCATCTGCAGTATAAGCTATTACCAGCTTTCTCTCATTCAGATGAGGAATCTGAAATAATGGCTATTTCATGAAGTCATGGCCAGGCCCTCATGAGTTTGGTGAGCTGTGTTGTTTTTCCATCCATTGGATATATCACATTACACGGTTACTTTTCCTTTGTTAATGTATACTAAAAATGCACACAATCATCAGTTATGTTCCAGTTTTGAGAATCACTGGAGATTATACCTGTATCTGGAACTGAACAATTACGGTATCTTTTTCTTAAACAGGTAAATTCCATCCTATACCTGCTTACAGTACTTGTATAAAAGTAAAGATGTGTAGGGTTGTGGTAAAGATTGCCTTAAAGGATTCTGGAATAGGCTAGACCGGGTTTGATACTTACGTATCCTGTGGCTTCCTCTGAATTATCTAGTACTTGCTACTATTGGCGGCTAATAGGCCAATTGGATGTTGCTCtaactttttggggggagtttgGAGTTTGTTGGACAAGCACTTAAAACACTTGGAGGTTTTCAGGTGTGCTTTTctagtgtttatatatatatatatattgtgtgtatgtatatatatatatatatatatatatatatatatatatatatatatatatatatgatattaaTACATTTAATATGGAACTTGATAAATGTGGTGCTTTTCCTCCATGAAACTTAGTAGTGCTTGTTTCTATTGGTCAGGCCTTATGTCTACGGCAAAAGGGTGATACTCCGAAGTGCTTCTTAGGTTGTTTCCTTGAGAGCCAAAGAGTTCTTCCAAAAAATAAAGATTTCATTATtgatccttttatttttaaatttattttatataccatCTTTCTCTTCTAAGGATCTCAAGGTGTGGTTTACATggttttcctccccatttcatcctcacaccCACCTTTGGTAGTTTAGCCAAGAGGGGACACATTGCAGTGGTAGAGCcccatgcattgcatg
Encoded here:
- the RNASEH1 gene encoding ribonuclease H1 isoform X1, giving the protein MRLRGCPNTEEQENSDDGRRGRSNSGPGTVRSGNMFYAVRKGRRTGVYRTWEECKEQVDKYKYASFKKFSTEEDAWDFINDGSTGTSRHSTGTLAGDAAHADASPPNDPAVVTEGYDNAAYERPRNNRLKGKKTTSWSDYSSYKRPYEQPSENQRERKRVKYTEVPYTPPERKDEFSYTGDYAVVYTDGCCSSNGRRKARAGTGVYWGPDHPLNSSERLPGRQTNQRAEIQAACKAIEQAKSRNINKLAIYTDSKFTIEGMTSWVKNWKKNDWKTYKGTDVTNREDFERLDKLSEGMDIQWKHVPGHSGFAGNEAADRLAKKGAGKSLS
- the RNASEH1 gene encoding ribonuclease H1 isoform X2 produces the protein MLRRILALLAHPCFLPSSNSGPGTVRSGNMFYAVRKGRRTGVYRTWEECKEQVDKYKYASFKKFSTEEDAWDFINDGSTGTSRHSTGTLAGDAAHADASPPNDPAVVTEGYDNAAYERPRNNRLKGKKTTSWSDYSSYKRPYEQPSENQRERKRVKYTEVPYTPPERKDEFSYTGDYAVVYTDGCCSSNGRRKARAGTGVYWGPDHPLNSSERLPGRQTNQRAEIQAACKAIEQAKSRNINKLAIYTDSKFTIEGMTSWVKNWKKNDWKTYKGTDVTNREDFERLDKLSEGMDIQWKHVPGHSGFAGNEAADRLAKKGAGKSLS
- the RNASEH1 gene encoding ribonuclease H1 isoform X4, whose product is MLRRILALLAHPCFLPSSNSGPGTVRSGNMFYAVRKGRRTGVYRTWEECKEQVDKYKYASFKKFSTEEDAWDFINDGSTGTSRHSTGYDNAAYERPRNNRLKGKKTTSWSDYSSYKRPYEQPSENQRERKRVKYTEVPYTPPERKDEFSYTGDYAVVYTDGCCSSNGRRKARAGTGVYWGPDHPLNSSERLPGRQTNQRAEIQAACKAIEQAKSRNINKLAIYTDSKFTIEGMTSWVKNWKKNDWKTYKGTDVTNREDFERLDKLSEGMDIQWKHVPGHSGFAGNEAADRLAKKGAGKSLS
- the RNASEH1 gene encoding ribonuclease H1 isoform X3 yields the protein MRLRGCPNTEEQENSDDGRRGRSNSGPGTVRSGNMFYAVRKGRRTGVYRTWEECKEQVDKYKYASFKKFSTEEDAWDFINDGSTGTSRHSTGYDNAAYERPRNNRLKGKKTTSWSDYSSYKRPYEQPSENQRERKRVKYTEVPYTPPERKDEFSYTGDYAVVYTDGCCSSNGRRKARAGTGVYWGPDHPLNSSERLPGRQTNQRAEIQAACKAIEQAKSRNINKLAIYTDSKFTIEGMTSWVKNWKKNDWKTYKGTDVTNREDFERLDKLSEGMDIQWKHVPGHSGFAGNEAADRLAKKGAGKSLS